Below is a window of Humulus lupulus chromosome 2, drHumLupu1.1, whole genome shotgun sequence DNA.
AAAGTATTTGCTGTATTGGAGACCCTTTATGTATATATTGACATAGTTAAAAAATCAAGCAAAGTTAACATTCCAAGATGTCGTTTAACTCACAAATAGAAAGAGAGCTTCTACAAATATACCACTACACATTTAAACAGAGTGGAGAAGAGAAGACGTGTACCTCAATTGAAAGAATAAAAGAGCAAAGAAGTGGTTATATGTGCGAATCTGTAAAAATGGTGATCATTTATATAAACAGGACCTAAAGTACAAATATAGTCACTCCAGTCTAAAAACTCACACCTCACGACTGCATTCAACACCTCAAATATCAACCCTAATTGACCAACACCCAATTGGGCAAGAAAGTCCCAAATTGAACAAGAGAGATGCTcttatttttattctttatttcaCATGTAGACACACATTATAATAAATCATATTAAACACAAGCGTATACAATGCACAGAAAATTAATAAGGAaatttacacacatatatatataacacatacATGTATATAGATCAATCAtaatatttgaaataaaaaacAGAATATCTTAAAAGAATATaccataactctttttaaatagtattataatgatgtgttatggtaatgggtgtttggtgtagtgccAACCATTCCCCACCACAGGTGAAGAAGGATGGGGAACGACTGAAAGTTGAGTTCCCAGCGATGAGGACAAGCTTTCCTGGTAGTCTTCCATGAGAGCTTCAAATTCATCTCTTCCACTCGGCGACTCCCCAACCAAAGGAGCCGAAGCCAGAATGAGCCCAAAGACAACGGAGTGGCAGACTACAGCAAGTGGACCACCCTCACCTATGTAAGTCAGCCTCACACCAGCATAGAGCCTGACTTGGGaggaaaatgttatacccaaaattttCCACTTTCATGTGGCGCCCCGTGAAGCGATGACGTGTTAAGGCACAACAGTCACCACCAGCCGCCGTGAGGAGTGGCCCTCGCCACTTCCTCGACACTTTAGAAAAGGTGGGAATCACTAGAGTCAGCCTAATTCTCCCATCGCATGAAGCCAAATGATCCCAAGATGGCCACGCCAACTCAAATCGTAAGAAGAAAAGAGCCCTAGAAAATCGCCCTAGCCTGATGCACAAGTCGGACCAACACACATCACAAGCACCAATTAAGTCCCCGCCGTAGCTGGTGGCCTGAGGCCCTCGTCGATCGCCAGCCAAGATTATCGGTCGCCAATCTCGGTCGCCAGCCGTTAGCCCTACTCGCAGGTCTCCAGACGAGCTCGTCGGTCGCCTCAGATACTCGTCGGTGGTCCTCGCCACCTAAGCCTTCTTCCGCACCAAATTGTGCCTTCAACCATTTTTGGTGAGACAGAAACCTGTCTCCAGCCAAGTGTGCCGAAATTTAGCTTGATCAGGAAACAAGGTGCCACCATTAGCCCTTCCCATCACCGCGACTATAAAATAGTGCAAACTGATATGTAACAAGGGTCGAGCAACAAGTCAGTAACTATTCATTTTTGGAGAGAGCTCCTACTCTCTATTACTGTAACTGCCCCAAGAGCAGGATCAAACTCAACTTGCTCTTGAGGGTTCAAAGATCATCATTTATAATACTGActaaagtggatgtaggtcatcttttttgggccgaaccactataaatatttgtcTCATTCATTTATCACTGCATTTATTCCTCTTTTCTTTGACTCATTGTTCATCATTATGTTCCACTTTGATATTTTACATACAAAACAACTATTTATTTATTGCTCTGTACAAATTGATGAAAAAATGAGTTTACAttacataaataatatttttaaaaaaataaaaagaatatttttatcAATAAATTTAGAATAGTATTTTTAAGCTTGAAAGATGTACATTGTActtataatttattaaatttgattatttgaaaactgaaaaaaatattgaaaatcaTTTCGGGTGGATTAGTCTGATCAAACTGCTAAAACTGTTGCACatgttaaattattatttttatcttaTTTAAGCAGGTTACTGTTAAATGTTGGCAATATCTGTATTGATGTAGTTAAAATATACTATAATCCACCAAAATGAATGAAGTACAACCCTAATGCCCTCAACATTAACATTAAGCATAGATTTTAAAAaatggtttatacttttttggactatgtgttttttcctattatctgtttggatcctgtattttgacaaattactttttgaaccctatgttttgtaaaatagttaaaatagaaccctaaactcgattttggtcaatgttttttcaactaaaatcacaaataatttactaaactaataattcagaacaaaaataaaatcattctgcttaaaaactgtgttgttatatttaattttttctttatcaaaattgagtttatgattctattttaatcattttataaaatatagaatCCAAATAAATAATGAAACAAATCAcggattaaaaaaaaaatctcaaaaattTCCCTAACAGGTACATGTTTATAAAACGAAACTTTAGCCATCGTGGCACGCATACCCCACGATTACAAAAGTAGGTCCTCTCCTAAACCCAAAGTAAGAACTGTACGACAAGAGCCGTATTGGATAGAGCCATACCCTGCAATCCTATCCAACAACATCCTTCGACTTCATTAAGACAGATTTCCTTCGAACCCAAACTATCCATCCCATCTTCAATCTCCTTCCGACCCTCTCTCCACTTTTCTCTATCTTATTCCATCAATGAGTTTGAAAATGGATTTCCTTTCTTCTACAATGCTCCTAAACCAGGGTCTCATGGCTCGGCCTTCATACCCGGTTAGCTTGTCCAGCAGTGGGTCGGTGTCTGTTCTTGGGTTCTCTTTACCGAGCCCGAGAACGACATGTATAAGAAACCATGGAATTGGGATCATAAGGGCCTCAGTTGCAGTTGAACAACAGACCCAGAAGACTAGAGTCGCTCTTATCAGAATTGGGACTAGAGGAAGGTGcgttttttttcaattttagttCTTCGTTTTAGCTTGTTTTGACTTCATGAAAAATTGCAAATGTAGCTTGATTTTtgttcatttttttctttcaaatttgggTGTTCGAATTGACATGGGGTTTTTCTCATTATGCCCCTTTCCTGTTTATTCTTTCGGATCTTGATGTGTTGACAAAAGTTCTTTGTGCATCTATACATGGTGTGTTGACCCAAACGATTAATTATGTTTTATTATCGATTTCTTTTTATACTATATACTTAAAACTTATAATCACGAATGTGTTTCTATAGAGAAATCATTATAGTAAATACTGATGCTATAAATTTGGTGCTTGTAACAAATATATGCACAATAACTAATACCTTTATTGGACTTCTTTCTATGGTGATGCTGAAGATTttagggattttttttttttttgtttcaagtGGAAGAAACATGGCTGAAACATTTAATGGAACTGTTTTATATCTTAATTTTCTAATGTTCTCTGATTGTATTACATGCTTATTGCTTGTGATTTTATACtctctaagtttttttttaaagtaaaacAGTGTTTTGGTGAGTTATTAATATTTTATCTGAATATAGGATAGCCCATTAGCACTTGCCCAAGCTTACGAGACTAGAGATAAACTCATGGCAAAACATGCGGAGCTAGCAGAAGAAGGAGCTATTGAGATTGTAATCATAAAAACAACAGGTGATAAAATACTAACTCAACCCCTTGCTGACATAGGTGGAAAGGGATTATTCACTAAAGAAATTGATGAGGCACTGCTTAATAGCGACATCGACATTGCTGTCCACTCAATGAAAGATGTTCCAACCTACTTGCCAGAAAAAACCATTCTTCCATGCAATCTTCCTCGTGAGGATGTTCGTGATGCGTTTATCTCATTGAGTGCTGCTTCACTTGCAGAGCTCCCAGCTGGGAGCATTATTGGTACTGCTTCACTTAGACGGAAATCACAGATACTCCACAGATTTCCGTCACTCAAGGTAAGATaccattaatataatataatataagatGAAACGTGACTCAGAACGTGTTTTAGGACAAGCCCACGATCAAAGTTGCTTTGAACATTCCATTATGTATATTTGCAGTTCATGTGAATAGTATATAGTTCATTTGTGAACTCGCAACTTAAAAAGGATGAACTTTAGTACTTGGGGTCGTCACAATTGACTGTTGTGTTTGGAGTTGATTGGGACTGCAAAAGAAATTTTTTACAATGTTATATTGGTACCATGAAAGAAAAAATTTGACAGTGTTAAATTGCTTTAAAATTATCATAATTTGCTCTATCATGGTTGGCAGTTGTAGATTTTTTGTCAATGGGACAAATTGTTTGTTGCTGTCTCTTGCTTCTTGTTTGCTTTTCTTTTGGACTTTTTTACTTCTCTGATGTATAATTATTGACATA
It encodes the following:
- the LOC133818837 gene encoding porphobilinogen deaminase, chloroplastic, which produces MSLKMDFLSSTMLLNQGLMARPSYPVSLSSSGSVSVLGFSLPSPRTTCIRNHGIGIIRASVAVEQQTQKTRVALIRIGTRGSPLALAQAYETRDKLMAKHAELAEEGAIEIVIIKTTGDKILTQPLADIGGKGLFTKEIDEALLNSDIDIAVHSMKDVPTYLPEKTILPCNLPREDVRDAFISLSAASLAELPAGSIIGTASLRRKSQILHRFPSLKVEENFRGNVQTRLRKLSEGVVQATLLALAGLKRLNMTENVTSILPIDEMLPAVAQGAIGIACRSDDDKMENYIASLNHEETRLAVACERAFLLTLDGSCRTPIAGYASKDEDGNCIFRGLVASPDGFRVIETSRKGPYTYEDMVNMGKDAGKELLSQAGPGFFDS